One Solanum lycopersicum chromosome 2, SLM_r2.1 genomic region harbors:
- the LOC101262682 gene encoding probable prolyl 4-hydroxylase 6 — MDRQLPFLFLLFLCLLSIFPDLSGSTPLRVSGGHGDRKTKLSVLKLVTGRSSATIDPTRVTQISWRPRAFIYRNFLTDEECDHLITLAKDKLEKSMVADNESGKSVESEVRTSSGMFLSKGQDEVVANVEARIAAWTFLPKENGESIQILHYEHGQKYEPHYDYFHDKVNQELGGHRVATVLMYLSDVEKGGETIFPNSEAKKSQPKGDDWSDCAKNGYAVKPRKGDALLFFSLHLNATTDPLSLHGSCPVIEGEKWSATKWIHVRSFETVFNNECQDQNPSCSQWAVNGECDKNPLYMVGSENSVGHCRKSCKVCS; from the exons ATGGACCGTCAACTTCCTTTTCTCTTTCTGCTTTTTCTCTGTTTACTTTCTATTTTCCCTGATCTCTCTGGTTCTACACCTCTTCGAGTCTCCGGTGGGCATGGCGATAGAAAAAC AAAATTGTCGGTGCTGAAATTGGTGACTGGTAGATCGTCTGCTACAATTGATCCGACTCGGGTGACGCAAATCTCCTGGCGGCCGAG GGCTTTCATTTATAGGAATTTTTTGACCGATGAGGAATGTGATCATCTCATTACTCTG GCTAAAGATAAGCTGGAGAAGTCTATGGTGGCTGATAATGAGTCAGGAAAGAGCGTAGAGAGTGAAGTTCGGACAAGCTCTGGCATGTTTCTTAGCAAAGGCCAG gaTGAAGTAGTGGCTAATGTGGAAGCTAGGATAGCTGCCTGGACATTCCTTCCTAAAG AGAATGGGGAATCTATTCAAATACTGCATTATGAACATGGCCAAAAGTATGAGCCACATTATGATTATTTCCACGACAAGGTCAATCAAGAGCTAGGTGGTCATCGGGTGGCTACTGTTCTTATGTATTTGTCGGATGTAGAGAAGGGCGGGGAAACCATATTTCCTAATTCAGAG GCAAAAAAATCTCAGCCAAAGGGTGATGACTGGTCAGATTGtgctaaaaatggatatgcag TGAAACCTAGGAAGGGTGATGCATTGTTGTTTTTCAGTCTTCATCTCAATGCAACAACTGATCCCCTAAGCTTGCATGGGAGCTGTCCAGTTATCGAAGGTGAGAAATGGTCTGCTACTAAATGGATTCATGTGAGGTCCTTCGAGACTGTATTTAATAATGAATGCCAAGATCAAAATCCGAGCTGCTCCCAGTGGGCTGTTAATGGTGAATGTGATAAAAATCCTCTATACATGGTGGGTTCTGAAAATTCTGTAGGTCATTGTAGGAAGAGCTGCAAGGTTTGCTCCTGA
- the LOC101262377 gene encoding uncharacterized protein isoform X2 gives MAVSSSHTAFSFLLPLRSHSIVPETSLLSFNPALVGYPFTATNRRRPFIITVSSKSKNELSVDKKRQLLEQYGLNPDEYLSEPSPKTKKRREQSKSGTGKQVLVEEPKHTRETHKLLQVVGGTARRKKLLSPKSMDVRPMMEVVKAAAFGILQAAGGCPASLRPGRWLDLYSGTGSVGIEAISRGCSEVHFVEMDPWVVSDVLRPNLEWTGFLDASVIHTVRVESFLERAEHFLGKDGSFDYISVTPPYAVVDYSILMDQISKSSIVGENTFIHVFVYSAGGVPFQN, from the exons ATGGCGGTTTCATCCTCACACACTgcattttcttttctcttacCTCTTCGGTCTCACTCAATCGTTCCGGAGACCAGTTTGCTTAGCTTCAATCCTGCTCTCGTCGGATATCCTTTCACAGCCACCAATCGTCGCCGGCCGTTCATTATCACAGTCTCTTCCA AATCCAAAAATGAACTCTCAGTTGATAAGAAAAGGCAGTTACTTGAACAATACGGGTTAAATCCGGATGAGTACTTATCTGAACCATCTCCAAAG acaaagaagagaagagaacaATCCAAGAGCGGAACCGGAAAACAGGTTCTAGTAGAAGAACCTAAACATACACGGGAGACACATAAATTGCTTCAG GTAGTTGGGGGGACGGCTCGAAGGAAGAAATTACTCTCACCAAAGAGCATGGATGTGCGTCCCATGATGGAAGTTGTAAAAGCTGCTGCATTTGGTATTTTGCAA GCAGCGGGTGGTTGCCCTGCATCTTTGAGGCCGGGCCGTTGGTTGGACCTATATAGTGGGACAGGATCAGTTGGTATAGAAGCCATCAGCCGAGGGTGTTCTGAG GTGCATTTTGTTGAGATGGACCCTTGGGTTGTCTCAGATGTTCTCCGGCCAAATTTAGAATGGACTGGTTTCCTTGATGCGTCTGTCATACATACTGTCCGTGTTGAAAGCTTCTTGGAGCGTGCCGAACATTTTCTTG GTAAAGATGGGAGCTTTGATTATATTAGTGTTACACCACCATACGCTGTTGTTGATTACAGTATATTAATggatcaaatttcaaaatcatcAATTGTGGGAGAAAATACATTTATA CATGTTTTTGTGTATTCAGCTGGTGGAGTACCCTTTCAGAACTGA
- the LOC101262073 gene encoding inactive LRR receptor-like serine/threonine-protein kinase BIR2 yields MNLFRLINLPFIVLFLVFQPLLHCTAVAVAEDDIKCLEGVKNSLTDPKGNLNSWNFANSTVGFICKFVGASCWNDRENRLINLELRDMNLGGNVTDSLKYCRSLQTLDLSGNQISGSIPSDICTWLPFLVTLDLSYNEFTGSIPSDLVSCSYLNKLMLNDNKLSGNIPPQFSSLGRLKIFSVANNDLSGRIPEAFDSADSFDFGGNDGLCGGPLGKCGRLSKKNLAIIIAAGVFGAAASLLLGFGAWYWYFTKAGKRRKMGYGLGRVDSERWADKLRAHRLTQVTLFKKPLVKVKLADLMAATNNFSSSTVINSTRTGTTFRAVLRDGSALAIKRLKAYKLSEKLFRMEMNGLGQVRHPNLVPLLGFCVVEEEKLLVYKHLSNGTLYSLLKGNTSMLDWPTRFKIGLGAARGLAWLHHGCQPPILHQNICSNVIFLDEDFDARIMDFGLARLVTPPDAKETSFVNGELGEFGYVAPEMVASLKGDAYSFGVVLLELATGQKPLEITAADEVFKGNLVDWVNQLSVSGQIKDAIDKHICRKGHDEEIVKFLKIACNCLISRPKERWSMYQVYEALKSMAEKHGFSEHYDEFPLLFNKQETSSPI; encoded by the coding sequence ATGAATCTTTTCAGATTGATCAATCTTCCCTTTATTGTATTGTTTCTTGTATTTCAACCCCTTCTTCATTGTACTGCTGTTGCTGTAGCTGAAGATGATATAAAGTGTTTAGAAGGAGTCAAGAACTCCTTAACAGATCCAAAAGGGAACTTGAATTCATGGAATTTTGCTAATTCTACAGTGGGGTTTATATGTAAATTTGTTGGTGCTTCTTGCTGGAATGACCGTGAAAATCGTCTCATAAATCTTGAACTTCGGGATATGAATCTCGGAGGTAATGTTACAGATTCGTTAAAGTATTGTCGAAGCTTGCAAACTCTTGATCTTTCTGGTAATCAAATTTCTGGTTCAATTCCTTCTGATATTTGTACTTGGCTACCTTTCTTGGTAACCCTTGATTTGTCCTACAATGAATTTACCGGTTCTATTCCGTCTGATCTTGTTAGTTGTtcttatttgaataaattgatGCTTAATGATAATAAGCTTTCTGGTAATATACCACCTCAGTTTTCTAGTTTGGGGAGGCTTAAGATATTTTCTGTCGCAAACAATGATCTTTCTGGTAGGATTCCGGAAGCTTTTGATTCGGCTGATTCTTTTGATTTTGGAGGAAATGATGGGCTTTGTGGTGGTCCGTTGGGGAAATGTGGGAGGCTTAGTAAGAAAAATTTAGCTATTATTATTGCTGCTGGTGTGTTTGGTGCTGCTGCTTCTCTGTTGTTGGGCTTTGGGGCTTGGTATTGGTATTTTACCAAGGCGGGGAAAAGGAGGAAGATGGGGTATGGATTAGGGAGAGTTGACTCGGAAAGGTGGGCGGATAAGTTGAGGGCTCATAGGCTTACTCAGGTTACGTTGTTTAAGAAACCGCTTGTGAAGGTTAAGTTGGCGGATTTGATGGCTGCCACAAACAATTTTAGTTCGTCGACTGTGATAAACTCGACTAGGACGGGGACTACGTTTAGAGCTGTTCTGCGTGATGGTTCTGCGCTTGCTATTAAACGGCTTAAAGCTTACAAGCTAAGTGAGAAGTTGTTTCGAATGGAGATGAATGGGCTAGGACAAGTTCGGCATCCTAATTTGGTGCCACTTTTGGGCTTTTGTGTTGTTGAGGAGGAAAAGCTTTTGGTTTATAAGCACCTGTCAAATGGTACTTTGTATTCATTATTGAAAGGGAACACAAGTATGTTGGATTGGCCTACTAGGTTTAAGATTGGCTTGGGTGCTGCAAGGGGCCTTGCTTGGCTTCATCATGGTTGTCAACCACCAATATTGCACCAAAACATATGTTCTAACGTTATTTTCCTTGATGAGGATTTTGATGCTAGAATAATGGATTTTGGGTTGGCAAGGCTGGTGACACCTCCAGATGCAAAAGAGACTAGTTTCGTGAATGGGGAGTTGGGTGAATTTGGCTATGTTGCTCCGGAAATGGTGGCTTCACTGAAAGGGGATGCTTACAGCTTTGGGGTTGTGCTTTTGGAGTTAGCTACTGGGCAAAAACCTCTAGAAATCACTGCTGCTGATGAAGTTTTTAAGGGAAATTTGGTGGACTGGGTAAATCAGCTCTCTGTTTCTGGTCAGATTAAAGATGCAATTGATAAGCATATTTGTAGAAAGGGCCATGATGAAGAGATTGTAAAATTCCTCAAAATTGCTTGCAATTGTTTAATTTCTCGGCCCAAGGAGAGGTGGTCTATGTATCAGGTATATGAAGCGCTGAAGAGCATGGCGGAGAAACATGGTTTCTCTGAACATTATGATGAATTTCCCTTGCTATTTAACAAACAAGAGACCAGCAGTCCCATTTGA
- the LOC101262377 gene encoding uncharacterized protein isoform X1 — protein MAVSSSHTAFSFLLPLRSHSIVPETSLLSFNPALVGYPFTATNRRRPFIITVSSKSKNELSVDKKRQLLEQYGLNPDEYLSEPSPKTKKRREQSKSGTGKQVLVEEPKHTRETHKLLQVVGGTARRKKLLSPKSMDVRPMMEVVKAAAFGILQAAGGCPASLRPGRWLDLYSGTGSVGIEAISRGCSEVHFVEMDPWVVSDVLRPNLEWTGFLDASVIHTVRVESFLERAEHFLGKDGSFDYISVTPPYAVVDYSILMDQISKSSIVGENTFILVEYPFRTDMLDSCGCLVKISDRRFGRTHLAIYGPKWALKKKYVEKTKRKQEKLDLLKEVEISAS, from the exons ATGGCGGTTTCATCCTCACACACTgcattttcttttctcttacCTCTTCGGTCTCACTCAATCGTTCCGGAGACCAGTTTGCTTAGCTTCAATCCTGCTCTCGTCGGATATCCTTTCACAGCCACCAATCGTCGCCGGCCGTTCATTATCACAGTCTCTTCCA AATCCAAAAATGAACTCTCAGTTGATAAGAAAAGGCAGTTACTTGAACAATACGGGTTAAATCCGGATGAGTACTTATCTGAACCATCTCCAAAG acaaagaagagaagagaacaATCCAAGAGCGGAACCGGAAAACAGGTTCTAGTAGAAGAACCTAAACATACACGGGAGACACATAAATTGCTTCAG GTAGTTGGGGGGACGGCTCGAAGGAAGAAATTACTCTCACCAAAGAGCATGGATGTGCGTCCCATGATGGAAGTTGTAAAAGCTGCTGCATTTGGTATTTTGCAA GCAGCGGGTGGTTGCCCTGCATCTTTGAGGCCGGGCCGTTGGTTGGACCTATATAGTGGGACAGGATCAGTTGGTATAGAAGCCATCAGCCGAGGGTGTTCTGAG GTGCATTTTGTTGAGATGGACCCTTGGGTTGTCTCAGATGTTCTCCGGCCAAATTTAGAATGGACTGGTTTCCTTGATGCGTCTGTCATACATACTGTCCGTGTTGAAAGCTTCTTGGAGCGTGCCGAACATTTTCTTG GTAAAGATGGGAGCTTTGATTATATTAGTGTTACACCACCATACGCTGTTGTTGATTACAGTATATTAATggatcaaatttcaaaatcatcAATTGTGGGAGAAAATACATTTATA CTGGTGGAGTACCCTTTCAGAACTGACATGCTGGATTCATGTGGTTGCCTTGTTAAG ATATCTGATCGGCGGTTTGGTCGAACGCATTTGGCAATATATGGACCAAAGTGGGCACTGAAGAAGAAATATGTAGAGAAGACAAAGAGAAAGCAGGAAAAGCTGGATTTGCTCAAGGAAGTGGAGATTTCAGCATCGTAA